Within Actinosynnema pretiosum, the genomic segment CGATGTTGATCAGCGTGGGCACCAGGGCCGTGCCGCGCGCGGCCATCAGCGCGATGGTCTCGTCGGTCAGGCCGGTGCCGTGCTCGACGCAGTCGATCCCCGCGGCGAGCAGGCCAGGCAGGGCGTCCTCGCCGAACACGTGGGCGGTGACGCGCGCCTTGGCCTCGTGGGCGACGGCGATCGCCTCGGCGAGGACCTCGTCCGGCCACAGCGGGGCGAGGTCGCCGGTCTCCCGGTCGATCCAGTCGCCGACGAGCTTGACCCAGCCGTCCCCGTCCGCCGCCTGCTCGGCGACGATCGCGGGCAGCTCCGCCGGGTCCTGGACCTCGACGCCGATGTGCCGCAGGTACCGCTTGGGCCGGGCGACGTGCCTGCCCGCGCGGATGATCCTGGGCAGGTCGAGCCGCTCCTGCAGCGGCCGGGTGTCCACCGGGGACCCGGCGTCGCGCAGCAGCAGCGCGCCCGAGGCCCGGTCGGCCACGGCCTGCTCGACCGCCTCGTCCAGCTCGACCGCGCCCCTCGGGCCGAGGCCGACGTGGCAGTGCGCGTCGACCAGGCCCGGCACGAGGTAGCCGCCGTCCACGACGGTCCGCGCGCCGGGCACCGGGGCGGTCCGCACGCGCCCGTTGACCACCCAGAGGTCGCGCGGCTCGCTCTCCGGGAGGACGACGCCGCGCAGGTGCAGACCGCTCACTTGCCGAACTTCAGCTTGGTCGGGTCGACGCCGGGGGGCAGCTCGTTCATGCCGCCGCCGAGGCCGGGCGGGAGCTGACCGGGGGGCATCCCCGGCATTCCCGGCATCCCGCCGGGCATCCCACCGGGGAACATGCCGGGGAAGCCGCCGCGCACCTTCGGCGGCGTCGGGCCGCGCCCGCCCTTGCCCTTCTTGCCCTTCTTGCCCTTGGCGTTCTTGCGGTTGTTCTTGCCGCCCGCGCCGGGCAGGCCGAAGCGGCCCGCCATCTGCGACATCATCTTGCGGGCGTCGAAGAACCGGGTCACGAGGTCGTTGACGTCGCTGACCCGCACGCCGGAGCCGTTGGCGATGCGCAGCCGCCGCGAGGCGTTGATGATCTTCGGGTCGTCCCGCTCGGCGGGGGTCATGCCCCGGATGATCGCCTGCACGCGGTCGAGGTGCTTCTCGTCCAGCATCGCGAGCTGGTCCTTCATCTGACCCGCGCCGGGCAGCATCCCCAGCAGGTTCGCGATGGGGCCCATCTTGCGGATCGCGAGCATCTGCTCGAGGAAGTCCTCCAGCGTGAGCTGGCCGGACCCCATCTTCACGGCGGCGGCCTCGGCGCGCTCGGCGTCGAAGGCCTGCTCGGCGTGCTCGATGAGGGTCAGCACGTCGCCCATGCCGAGGATGCGGCTGGCCATCCGGTCGGGGTGGAAGACGTCGAAGTCCTCCAGCTTCTCCCCGTTGGAGGCGAACAGGATCGGCTGGCCGGTGACCTCGCGGACGCTCAGCGCCGCGCCGCCCCGCGCGTCGCCGTCGAGCTTGGTGAGCACGACGCCGGTGAAGCCGACGCCCTCGCTGAAGGCGGTCGCGGTGTTGACCGCGTCCTGGCCGATCATGGCGTCGACGACGAACAGGACCTCGTCGGGGTTCACGGCGGCGCGGATGTCCGCGGCCTGCCGCATCATCTCCTCGTCGACGCCGAGGCGACCGGCGGTGTCGACGACGACGATGTCGTGCTGCGCCCGCTTGGCCTCCTCGACGCCGCGCTTGGCGACGTCGACCGGGTTCCCCACGCCGTTGCCCGGCTCGGGGGCGAACACCGAGACGCCCGCGCGCTCGCCGACGACCTGGAGCTGGGTGACCGCGTTGGGGCGCTGGAGGTCGCAGGCGACCAGCAGCGGGGTGTGGCCCTGGCCGCGCAGCCACTTGGCGAGCTTGCCCGCCAGGGTGGTCTTACCGGCGCCCTGGAGGCCCGCGAGCATGATCACCGAGGGCGGGTTCTTCGCCAGGTTGATCCGGCGGGTCTCGCCGCCGAGGATCGCGACGAGCTCCTCGTTGACGATCTTGATGACCTGCTGGGCCGGGTTCAGCGCCTGGGAGACCTCCGCGCCCTTGGCGCGCTCCTTCACCTTCGCGATGAAGGCGCGCACGACGGGCAGCGCGACGTCGGCCTCCAGCAGCGCCACCCGGATCTCCCGCGCGGTGGCGTCGATGTCGGCGTCGGAGAGCCGCCCCTTGCCCCGCAGGTTCTGCAGGACCGAGGTGAGCCGGTCGGAAAGGGTGTTGAACACGGTGCCGCCAGACCTCGCACGTCGTCGGATGATCACGGGCCGCGTCGACCCCCGTCGGGCGCGGGACCGGGCGGCGATTGCCTTCCCGCCAGAGTAGCCGCACCGGGACGCGGGCATGTCACGGACGGTCGCGGGTCCTCGCGCGGCGGCGGGGGAAAAGCGGTGGTCGGGCGGCCGGACGGCGCAGCGGGGGTGGTTCGGGAGGCGGGCGGGGCGGTCGGGCACCTGCGCGCGCGTCGGCGGCGGGCGGGTCAGCCGCCCGCCGGGTCGGGGCGGGCCGCTCAGCCGGTCACCGCGAGGCGCAGGCGGTCCGCCCTGGTCAGCCTGGTGAGGGCGCGCCAGCCGCGCGGCGGGCGCTCCTCGGTGAAGCGGGCGCGGAAGGCCTCGGCCCTGCGGACGTGCCTGGCGAACGAGTGGTGCCTGATCACCCGGCCGCGCCTGACCTGACCGCTGAACGCCTCGTCCGGGCTGGCGTCGAGCCACAGGAAGTGCCTCGGCCGCCCGGACAGCGCGCCGACCACGACCAGCGCGGCCCGCGTGGTGGCGCGCGTGGCGGGCTCGTGCACCAGCAGCAGGCCGGGCGAGGCGAGTGCGTGCCAGAGCACCCTGGTCCGGTGCGCCAGGTGGACCAGCGGCCGGTACCAGCGGTACGGCAGCCCGGCGGGGAGCGCGGCGCGCAGCGCCGCCCGGACCTGGTCCGAGTCGAGCACGACGGTGGGCTCGCCACCCGTGTCGACGGTGGCCAGGAGGGTCGACTTGCCCGCGCCCGGCAGTCCGGCCAGCACGATGAGCGAGCGCGGCGCCACGGCGACGGTGGTCATCGTTTCCATGCTAAACAGACGTTTCGGACACCGGATAGTTCCCCCGTCGAATGGTGTCGCCACCCACAGCGCGCGGCGGGCAACCCGGGGCGACCCCGCCGCGCGGGGCGCCCGACCTGGGCCGACCCGGTCGGGGACGAGCCGCGACCGGCGTGGTTCACCCACCCCCCTGGTGGCAGAACTACGCACTCCGATCGCGCCCGCTCCCCCGCGCCCACCCGCGCAAGGGGTAACCCGTCCGAGCGATGACCACTCCCCGTGCGGGGACCTCCGGGCGGTCGGTCCGGGAGCGCCAACCGCGCCGGAGGCCTGGTGGCCCGAGCCGACCCAACCCCTCGGTGGACCGAACCGGGCCCCGGTTCGCGGCGCCCGGTGTCCCCCCTGGCGCCACACCGCAGAGCCTGCCGTTCGGCGGACCGCGGGGGCAGCGTGACCTCCCCCGATCGGGTGTACGTAGTGCTACGCACTCACCCTGAGGAAGCCAGCACAGCGCGCTCCACCGCGACCCGGTCCACGTCCCCGGACGCGGAGGTGACGGCGAACGAGTCCACGACCGTCCCGCCGAGCGTCGCCACCCGCGCCCACCGCACGTCCAACCCGCACCGCTCCAGCGCGTCCGCGACCCGGTGCAGCAGCCCGATCCGGTCCGCCGCCCGCAGCTCCAGCACCACCGACCCGGTCGACTCGTCGTCGAACCACAGCACCCGCGCGGGCGGCGGGTCCAGCGGCGGGCCGCCGTAGTCGCGCTCCTTGGCGGCCAGCTTCTCGGCCAGCGGCAGCGACCCGTCGACCGCGCGCGCGAACTGCTCGCGCAGCAGCGCCACGTCCGGCAGCGACCCGAACCTCGGCGACACGGTGAACACCTGCACCCCGGCGCCCTCGTGCGAGGCCACCACGGCGGCGTGCACCTCCAGCGAGTTGAGCGCCAGCACGCCCGCCGCCCTGGACAGCAGCCCCGGCCGGTCCGGCGCGGCCACCGACACCGTCGCGACCTGCCCGGACGCCTCCAGCAGCACGTCCGGCCGCCCCGACGCGGTGACGGAGACGGCCAGCTCGCGCTGCCGCTCGTCCAGCGGCTCCGGCGCGGGCAGCGGGTCGCCCGCCATGGCCGCGCGGCAGCGCGCCACCAGGTCCCGCACCAGCGACGCCTTCCAGTCCGACCACACGCCGGGCCCGGTCGCCACCGAGTCGCACTCGGCGAGCGCGTGCAGCAGCTCCAGCAGCACCGGGTCGCCGCCGAGGGTGTCGACGACGCGCCGCACGGTCGCCTCGTCCTCCACGTTCCGCCGGGTCGCGGTGTGCGGCAGCAGCAGGTGGTGCCGGACCATCGCGGTCAGCACCTCCACGTCGTTCGGCCACAGCCCGAGCCGCTCGCCGATCTGGGTGGCCAGCGCGGCGCCGACCTCGGAGTGGTCGGCCTGCCTGCCCTTGCCGATGTCGTGCACCAGCGTCCCCAGCAGCAGCAGGTCCGGCCGGGACACCCTGGTGACGAGCTTGGCCGCGTGCGCGGTGGCCTGCACCAGGTGCCGGTCGACGGTCCAGGTGTGCGCGGCGTCGCGGGGCGGCAGGTCGCGGACCGCGCCCCACTCCGGGAACAGCCTGCCCCACAGCCCGGTGCGGTCCAGCGCCTCCACCACGTCGACCAGACCGGGTCCGGCGCCGAGCAGCGCGAGCAGCTCGTCGCGGGCCTCGCGCGGCCACGGCTGGCGCAGCTCCGGCGCGGAGTCGGCGAGCCGGGACAGGGTGCCCGCGGCGATGGGGTGCTTGGAGCGCGCGGCGGCGGTGGCCACGCGCAGCAGCAGCGCCGGGTCCCTGGTGGGCGAGGCGTCGCGGGCCAGCGCCACCTCGGAGCCGTGCAGCACGACGCCCTCGTCCAGCGGCTTGCGGACGGGCGCGCGGCGCAGCGGCGAGCGGGCGAACACGCCGAGGCCCCGGCGGGGCGCGGCGGCGCGGGCGGCGCGCGTGGCGACGTCGACCGCGTAGACGATGGTGCGCGCGGCCGAGGACAGCGCGCGGGCCAGCGCGAACCGGTCCAGCAGGCCGAGCGCGGCGGCGACCTCGTCGCCGTCCTGGGCGCGCAGCACGTCGCGCGGTCGCCCGGCGACGCGGCGCAGCTCGGTGCGCACGTCCAGCAGGAGCCTGCGGGCCTCGGCGACCTCGGCGCCGGGCCGGTCGACCAGCTGGGCGGCGGCCAGCGCGTCCAGCACGGTCAGGTCGCGCAGCCCTCCCCTGCCGTGCTTGAGGTCGGGTTCGACGCGGTGCGCGATGTCGCCGCTGCGCGCCCAGCGGCGCTGCGCGGACTCGGCGATCTCGTCCAGCCTGCCGCGCACGCCCGCGCGCCACGCCTGCCGCGCGCCCTCCGCGAGCCGGGCGCTGACCTCGGCGTCGCCCGCGAGGTGCCGCGCGTCCAGCAGGCCCATGGCGGTGCGCAGGTCCGTCGAGGCCACGCGCAGCGCCTCGCCGACCGTGCGGACCGAGTGGTCGAGCCCGATGCCCGAGTTCCACAGCGGGTACCAGAGCTTCTCGGCGACCTCGTCCACGCCTTTCTGCCCGTTGTGGACGAGCAGCAGGTCGAGGTCCGAGTAGGGGACCAGCTCGCGGCGGCCGAGGCCGCCCACGGCGACCAGCGCCAGCCCGCCGCCCGCCCCGCCGACGCCCGACGCCGAGGCGTGCGCGGTGAGCCAGAACTCGTGCAGGTCCACCAGCGCCTCGCGCACGGCCTCGCCCGTCAGACGGCGACGACCCGGTGCGAGCAGGCGATCGCGCGCCCGCACCAGGTCGTCAGCCGTGACGACGGCCGTCTCGGTGTGCTCCATCCGGCCGTCTCCAGTCATCGCTACAGGGCGTCCGTGCCGCGCTCCCCGGTCCGGACCCGGATCACGGTGTCGACCGGGGTGACCCAGACCTTCCCGTCGCCGATCTTGCCGGTGCGGGCGGCCTCGACGACCGCGTCCAGGACCTTGTCCACGGCCGCGTCGTCCACCAGCACCTCGATCCGCAGCTTCGGCACGAAGTCCACGGCGTACTCGGCGCCCCGGTAGACCTCGGTGTGGCCCTTCTGCCTGCCGTAGCCCTGGACCTCGCTGACGGTCATGCCCAGGACGCCCAGCTGCTCCAGTGCCGTCTTGACGTCGTCGAGCGTGAACGGCTTGACGATCGCGGTGATCAGCTTCACGACTTGTTGCTCCCCTCAAGGACCGCGGACGCGCCCGCGGCGACGCTGGGCTTGGCGGAGCCGCGCGAGCCGGACAGGCCGCCGAGGTCGTAGGCGGTCTCGGCGTGCTCGGCCTCGTCGATGCCACCGACCTCGTCATCCTGCTCCGCGCGGAAGCCGACGGTCAGCTTGACCAGGTAGCCGAGGGCGAGGCTGAGGACGAAGGAGTAGGCCAGGACCGCGATCGCGCCGACGGCCTGCCGCCAGAGCTGGTCGACGCCACCGCCGTAGAACAGGCCGTTGACGCCCGCCGGGGCGGCGTCGCTGGCGAAGAAGCCGATGAGGATCGTGCCGGAGAGGCCGCCGACCAGGTGCACGCCGACCACGTCGAGCGAGTCGTCGATGCCGAGGCGGTACTTGAGGCTGACCGCCAGCGCGCACAGGGCGCCGGTGATGGCGCCGACCGCGATCGCGCCGAGCGGGGTGACCGACGAGCAGGCCGGGGTGATGGCGACCAGACCGGCGACGACGCCGGACGCGGCGCCCAGGGTGGTGGCGTGGCCGTCGCGGATGCGCTCCACGAGCAGCCAGGCGAGCATGGCGGCGGAGGTCGCGACGGTGGTGTTGATGAAGGTGACGCCCGCGGTGGCGTTGGCGCCCAGCGCGGAGCCCGCGTTGAAGCCGTACCAGCCGAACCAGAGCAGACCGGCGCCGAGCACGACCAGGGGCAGGCTGTGCGGCTTCATGCGGTCCTTGGGCCAGCCGACGCGCTTGCCGAGGACGATCGCCAGCGCCAGCGCCGCGGCGCCCGCGTTGATGTGGACGGCGGTGCCGCCCGCGAAGTCGATGGCGGCGAGCTTGTTGGCGATCCAGCCGCCGGGGTCGACGACGTTGCCGTCGGCGTCCTTGCCGTCGAAGTCGAACACCCAGTGCGCGACCGGGAAGTAGACGACCAGGGCCCACAGGCCCGCGAACAGCAGCCACGGGCCGAAGCGGGCCCGGTCGGCGATCGCGCCGGAGATCAGCGCCACGGTGATGATCGCGAACATCGCCTGGAAGGAGACGAAGACCGTGGTCGGGATGGTGCCGAACAGCGAGTCCGGGGTGAGCAGGCCGCTCAGGCCGAAGAACTCGAACGGCTTGCCCAGCAGGCCACCGCCGAGGTCGGCGCCGAACGCGGTCGAGTAGCCGACCAGCACCCAGAGCACACCGACCACGCCCATGGCGCCCAGGCTCATCATCATCATGTTGAGCACGCTCTTCGAGCGGACCATGCCCCCGTAGAAGAAGGCAAGTCCGGGGGTCATCAGCAGCACCAGTGCGGCACTGGCGAGCACCCAGGCGGTGTCCCCTGTATCCACGTCGACCTCCACAGCAACAGCACGTCGGTTGCAGGGGAGCATCAACAGCGGCTGTTTCGCCCGCCGACGCGGAACGTTTCACCCCGGTGAACTGTCGGATCGGCCTTGTTACGGGCGGGTTTCACGGGGTTGAAGGCAGGAATTCTTCACCCTGCGGTACCGGAATCCGGGGGTTCTTGCGGTGACGGACGGTGCCGGGCGTCGCCCCGACCGGGGGGTCGGATCGTGCGGTCGTGGGATGGGGCGACGGTCGGTCACCGGGGTGGTGATCAGGGGCGGGACGGTTTTCGTCGGGTCGGGGGCTCGGTCATCTTCGGGCGGGGGCCGTGGTCACCGTGCGCGAGGGCGCGGGCGGGTCGACGGCGGGGCAGCTCGCGGGGCGGGCGGGCGCGGTGAGGTGGAGGAGGTGGGCGTCGGTGGTGGACCTGGTGCACGCGGTGCGGTCGTAGACGCCGTGGCCCCAGCCCTCGCAGGTGAGTAGGGCGGTGGAGGCGCGGTTGCGGCGGTGGACGTTGGCGGCCAGGGCGTGCGCGGTGGACGGGTCGTGGCGGGCGTTGAGCAGCAGGACCTTCGGGGAGTTCGACAGGTCGAGGTCGCGCTGCGGGACGACGACGTCGTCGGCGCGGCCGACGCAGGCCGCGAGGACCTGGGTGTTGAGCGGGGAGCCGCCCGTGGTCGGGGCCGCGCGGGCGGCTCGGGCGGTGAGGGCGGCGAACTCCCGGTGGTCGCGGATCGGGACGCTCCAGTCGCGGCAGAACACGGCGGGGAACGGGTGCGGGACGACGTCGGCGGGGGTGGACCGGGTGTGGTCGGGCGCGGGTGGGGCGAGGTTGGCGAGCGGGACCGGGGTGAGCGTGGGCAGGGCAGGCGCGGGCGTGGTGGGCGCGGTCGGGGCGGGCGCGGCCGGGGTGGGCACGGCCGGGGCGGGTGCGGCCGGGGCGGGTGCGGCCGGGGCGGGTGCGGCGGCCAGTGCGGCGAGGCGGGTGGCCAGGCCGTGCCAGTCGGGCGGGGAAAAGCCGTCCACGAGCGCTGACTCGCGGACGGCGTCGGCGGTCAGCGCGGTCCCCGGCCGGTCCGGGTCGGTCAGCTCGCCGCGCTCGGCCCGCGCCAGGAGGTCGTGCCACAGCGCGGCCACGTCGCGGCCGTGCAGCGCGCACTCCGGCGCCCGCCCGCACCAGGAGGCGAACTCGGCGAACGAGTCCTCCGCGGCGGCGGCCTCGGTCTCCGCGAAGCGGCCGACGTCGAGGCTGTGGTCCATGACGCTGTCCAGGACCACCGCGCGCACCCGGTCGCCGTGCGCCTCGGCGTGCAGCTGGCCGTACAGGGTGCTGCAGGAGAGGGCGAAGTGGCTGATCCTGCGCTCCCCCAACGACCTGCGCAGCGCGTCCACGTCCACGACCACGCTGCGCGCGTCGACGTGGTCGTGCAGCGGGCCGGTGCGGGCGCGGCAGTCGGCGGCCGGCTCGCGGTTGTGGCGGGCGAGCGCGGTGAACTCGGCCTGGTTCGCGGGCTTGGGCGAGGGCGCCTGGGCGAGCTTGGCCGCCGAGCACACCACCGCGTGGCTGCGGGCGACCCCACGCGGGTCCACGCCCACGACGTCGAAGCGGCGCACCACCTCGGGGCTGGAGTAGCGGTGGGCGACGAGCGCGAAGTCCACACCGGACCCGCCGGGACCACCGAGCACGACCAGCAGGACGCCCTCGCGCGCGGCCGGGTCGGTGGCGGCGCGCCGGGCGACGGCGAGGTCGAACCGCGCCCCGCCGGGACGCTTCCAGTCCACGGGCATCGGGACGGTCCCGCACTCGGCGGTGGCGTCCTCCGGGCACGGCGACCAGGTGATCGGGGCGCGGTAACCAGGATCGGCGAACGCCTCGGCGCTCCGGGCGGCGGGGTCTCGACGGCGGGGGTCTCGGCGGCGGGGGTCTCGGCAGCGGAGTTCTGGGCGGAGGGGCACGCGGCGGTGGGCCCACCGGCGGCGGGCCGCGCCGAGGCGGTCCCGGCGGCGACCGGTGCGCCGGGGCTCGCGGCGGCCGGGTGGGCGACGGCGGTGGGGGAGGCCAGCGCGGTGACCAGCGCCGCGGCCACCACGGGCGTCCACGGGGTTCTTCGCACGGTTCCTCCTGGTCGACGGTTCGACCAACACCAGCAGGGTGCCGAGCGGCCGGTCCCGGTCGCATCCGCCGCACGTCGCCGCCCGTCCCGGAGTTCGGCCGGGGTTCGCCCTGAGCCCGAACGGCGGGGCGCGCCGGGGTCCTCCCCGGCGCACGTCCCCTCCCGCCTCCGTCCGGCCCGCGTCACGCCCCCCGAGCCGCGATCAACCCGCCAGCGGCAGCGCGCCCCAGCCGCTGCGGCTCGCCCGGCTGCGCGGTGCGCGCCTCCGGCTCCCGCGCGGGCGGCTCGACGCCCGGACCGCCGGGGTTCCACCGCCCCCTCACCCAGGGGGACTGCGGGAGATCCGCGAAAGCGGGGGTTCAGCTCGACAGGTCGTGGAAGCGCCGTGCGAGCGCGGTCAG encodes:
- a CDS encoding amidohydrolase family protein, which gives rise to MSGLHLRGVVLPESEPRDLWVVNGRVRTAPVPGARTVVDGGYLVPGLVDAHCHVGLGPRGAVELDEAVEQAVADRASGALLLRDAGSPVDTRPLQERLDLPRIIRAGRHVARPKRYLRHIGVEVQDPAELPAIVAEQAADGDGWVKLVGDWIDRETGDLAPLWPDEVLAEAIAVAHEAKARVTAHVFGEDALPGLLAAGIDCVEHGTGLTDETIALMAARGTALVPTLINIETFPAIAAGADRYPAYQRHMLALHARNRDTVGKAIEAGVPVYAGTDAGGGIAHGRIADEIAALRNAGMTAERAIGAASWAAREWLGFPSLVEGAAADVVVYPTDPRQDLSVLRHPSVVMLRGRVL
- the ffh gene encoding signal recognition particle protein, with product MFNTLSDRLTSVLQNLRGKGRLSDADIDATAREIRVALLEADVALPVVRAFIAKVKERAKGAEVSQALNPAQQVIKIVNEELVAILGGETRRINLAKNPPSVIMLAGLQGAGKTTLAGKLAKWLRGQGHTPLLVACDLQRPNAVTQLQVVGERAGVSVFAPEPGNGVGNPVDVAKRGVEEAKRAQHDIVVVDTAGRLGVDEEMMRQAADIRAAVNPDEVLFVVDAMIGQDAVNTATAFSEGVGFTGVVLTKLDGDARGGAALSVREVTGQPILFASNGEKLEDFDVFHPDRMASRILGMGDVLTLIEHAEQAFDAERAEAAAVKMGSGQLTLEDFLEQMLAIRKMGPIANLLGMLPGAGQMKDQLAMLDEKHLDRVQAIIRGMTPAERDDPKIINASRRLRIANGSGVRVSDVNDLVTRFFDARKMMSQMAGRFGLPGAGGKNNRKNAKGKKGKKGKGGRGPTPPKVRGGFPGMFPGGMPGGMPGMPGMPPGQLPPGLGGGMNELPPGVDPTKLKFGK
- a CDS encoding AAA family ATPase, yielding METMTTVAVAPRSLIVLAGLPGAGKSTLLATVDTGGEPTVVLDSDQVRAALRAALPAGLPYRWYRPLVHLAHRTRVLWHALASPGLLLVHEPATRATTRAALVVVGALSGRPRHFLWLDASPDEAFSGQVRRGRVIRHHSFARHVRRAEAFRARFTEERPPRGWRALTRLTRADRLRLAVTG
- a CDS encoding [protein-PII] uridylyltransferase — protein: MEHTETAVVTADDLVRARDRLLAPGRRRLTGEAVREALVDLHEFWLTAHASASGVGGAGGGLALVAVGGLGRRELVPYSDLDLLLVHNGQKGVDEVAEKLWYPLWNSGIGLDHSVRTVGEALRVASTDLRTAMGLLDARHLAGDAEVSARLAEGARQAWRAGVRGRLDEIAESAQRRWARSGDIAHRVEPDLKHGRGGLRDLTVLDALAAAQLVDRPGAEVAEARRLLLDVRTELRRVAGRPRDVLRAQDGDEVAAALGLLDRFALARALSSAARTIVYAVDVATRAARAAAPRRGLGVFARSPLRRAPVRKPLDEGVVLHGSEVALARDASPTRDPALLLRVATAAARSKHPIAAGTLSRLADSAPELRQPWPREARDELLALLGAGPGLVDVVEALDRTGLWGRLFPEWGAVRDLPPRDAAHTWTVDRHLVQATAHAAKLVTRVSRPDLLLLGTLVHDIGKGRQADHSEVGAALATQIGERLGLWPNDVEVLTAMVRHHLLLPHTATRRNVEDEATVRRVVDTLGGDPVLLELLHALAECDSVATGPGVWSDWKASLVRDLVARCRAAMAGDPLPAPEPLDERQRELAVSVTASGRPDVLLEASGQVATVSVAAPDRPGLLSRAAGVLALNSLEVHAAVVASHEGAGVQVFTVSPRFGSLPDVALLREQFARAVDGSLPLAEKLAAKERDYGGPPLDPPPARVLWFDDESTGSVVLELRAADRIGLLHRVADALERCGLDVRWARVATLGGTVVDSFAVTSASGDVDRVAVERAVLASSG
- a CDS encoding P-II family nitrogen regulator, coding for MKLITAIVKPFTLDDVKTALEQLGVLGMTVSEVQGYGRQKGHTEVYRGAEYAVDFVPKLRIEVLVDDAAVDKVLDAVVEAARTGKIGDGKVWVTPVDTVIRVRTGERGTDAL
- a CDS encoding ammonium transporter produces the protein MDTGDTAWVLASAALVLLMTPGLAFFYGGMVRSKSVLNMMMMSLGAMGVVGVLWVLVGYSTAFGADLGGGLLGKPFEFFGLSGLLTPDSLFGTIPTTVFVSFQAMFAIITVALISGAIADRARFGPWLLFAGLWALVVYFPVAHWVFDFDGKDADGNVVDPGGWIANKLAAIDFAGGTAVHINAGAAALALAIVLGKRVGWPKDRMKPHSLPLVVLGAGLLWFGWYGFNAGSALGANATAGVTFINTTVATSAAMLAWLLVERIRDGHATTLGAASGVVAGLVAITPACSSVTPLGAIAVGAITGALCALAVSLKYRLGIDDSLDVVGVHLVGGLSGTILIGFFASDAAPAGVNGLFYGGGVDQLWRQAVGAIAVLAYSFVLSLALGYLVKLTVGFRAEQDDEVGGIDEAEHAETAYDLGGLSGSRGSAKPSVAAGASAVLEGSNKS
- a CDS encoding alpha/beta fold hydrolase; its protein translation is MPVDWKRPGGARFDLAVARRAATDPAAREGVLLVVLGGPGGSGVDFALVAHRYSSPEVVRRFDVVGVDPRGVARSHAVVCSAAKLAQAPSPKPANQAEFTALARHNREPAADCRARTGPLHDHVDARSVVVDVDALRRSLGERRISHFALSCSTLYGQLHAEAHGDRVRAVVLDSVMDHSLDVGRFAETEAAAAEDSFAEFASWCGRAPECALHGRDVAALWHDLLARAERGELTDPDRPGTALTADAVRESALVDGFSPPDWHGLATRLAALAAAPAPAAPAPAAPAPAVPTPAAPAPTAPTTPAPALPTLTPVPLANLAPPAPDHTRSTPADVVPHPFPAVFCRDWSVPIRDHREFAALTARAARAAPTTGGSPLNTQVLAACVGRADDVVVPQRDLDLSNSPKVLLLNARHDPSTAHALAANVHRRNRASTALLTCEGWGHGVYDRTACTRSTTDAHLLHLTAPARPASCPAVDPPAPSRTVTTAPARR